One part of the Lytechinus pictus isolate F3 Inbred chromosome 3, Lp3.0, whole genome shotgun sequence genome encodes these proteins:
- the LOC129256955 gene encoding transcription factor E3-like isoform X1 produces MIDIFSYSHFLQVNTKLENPTRFHLQQNQRRQVEQYLSNQNNPNPNNVRGMVSSSQSPNNRRVSGSHSSVPNSPMSTSQEVDDILDEVINLESAFGDESLTQYFQDPSKLSMPNTMPVTTQNFLESPFTNNKMAPYMTNQQSSSCPSELNKVKTEPVPYHDDQVRAIAKERQKKDNHNMIERRRRFNINDRIKELGTLIPKHMDPDQRQNKGTILKSSVDYIRKMQKDQSRHKEVEGRQRQLETINRRMMLRIQELEMQCKRFNINTDALSPDTSTEAITSEFMRLQGSDIDFQVKVEPGTCPPLSQRQQLQLQQHQQQQQQHHQQQQQQQQQQQQQLQTDNQVFMQHQHSPGSTYTNGLSAEAANYMGEASTPTMDDIQSDADSPSGDPLLSQSPMATSLHSSRRSSLTSLEDLPDGLQQHHHHHNTDFLS; encoded by the exons ATGAttgacatattttcatattctcattttctgcaGGTGAATACAAAACTGGAGAACCCAACCAGATTCCATCTCCAGCAAAATCAGAGACGTCAGGTGGAACAGTACCTATCTAACCAgaataaccctaacccaaacaaCGTCCGAGGTATGGTGTCGTCATCCCAGTCACCAAACAACAGGAGAGTCAGTGGCTCTCACTCCAGTGTACCCAATAGTCCTATGTCAACATCACAAGAG gTGGATGACATCTTGGATGAAGTCATCAATTTGGAGTCAGCCTTTGGAGATGAATCTCTGACACAATACTTCCAAGACCCATCCAAACTCTCAATGCCTAACACA ATGCCAGTAACAACACAGAATTTCTTAGAATCGCCTTTCACGAACAACAAGATGGCACCTTACATGACCAACCAGCAGTCATCATCTTGCCCTTCTGAACTTAATAAGGTGAAAACAGAACCAGTCCCTTATCATGATGATCAAGTCCGAGCCATTGCCAAAGAACGACAGAAGAAAGATAACCACAATATGA ttgagCGAAGGAGAAGATTCAACATCAATGATCGCATCAAAGAACTGGGCACCCTCATCCCTAAACACATGGACCC TGACCAGCGACAGAATAAAGGAACTATACTCAAGTCATCTGTAGACTACATCCGTAAGATGCAGAAAGACCAATCAAGACATAAAGAGGTTGAAGGAAGACAAAGACAACTGGAGACTATTAATAGAAGGATGATGCTTAGGATACAG GAGCTGGAGATGCAATGTAAGCGTTTCAACATCAATACTGACGCTCTGAGTCCTGATACAAGCACAGAAGCTATTACATCAGAGTTCATGCGTCTTCAAGGATCTGACATTGACTTCCAAGTCAAGGTAGAACCAGGGACGTGTCCACCGCTCTCTCAGCGGCAACAACTCCAGTTGCAGCAACATcagcaacaacagcagcagcatcatcagcagcaacaacaacaacaacagcagcaacagcaACAACTCCAGACTGATAATCAGGTCTTCATGCAACATCAGCACAGCCCGGGCAGTACTTATACCAACGGACTCTCAGCTGAGGCTGCTAACTATATGGGTGAGGCTTCAACTCCTACCATGGATGACATCCAGAGTGATGCAGACTCTCCATCGGGTGATCCCCTCCTTTCTCAATCTCCGATGGCCACTTCCCTACACAGTAGCCGACGATCGAGCCTGACAAGCCTAGAAGACTTGCCTGATGGTCTACAGcagcaccaccatcatcataacacAGACTTCCTATCGTAA
- the LOC129256955 gene encoding transcription factor E3-like isoform X3, with product MKGERVDDILDEVINLESAFGDESLTQYFQDPSKLSMPNTMPVTTQNFLESPFTNNKMAPYMTNQQSSSCPSELNKVKTEPVPYHDDQVRAIAKERQKKDNHNMIERRRRFNINDRIKELGTLIPKHMDPDQRQNKGTILKSSVDYIRKMQKDQSRHKEVEGRQRQLETINRRMMLRIQELEMQCKRFNINTDALSPDTSTEAITSEFMRLQGSDIDFQVKVEPGTCPPLSQRQQLQLQQHQQQQQQHHQQQQQQQQQQQQQLQTDNQVFMQHQHSPGSTYTNGLSAEAANYMGEASTPTMDDIQSDADSPSGDPLLSQSPMATSLHSSRRSSLTSLEDLPDGLQQHHHHHNTDFLS from the exons ATGAAAGGAGAAAGA gTGGATGACATCTTGGATGAAGTCATCAATTTGGAGTCAGCCTTTGGAGATGAATCTCTGACACAATACTTCCAAGACCCATCCAAACTCTCAATGCCTAACACA ATGCCAGTAACAACACAGAATTTCTTAGAATCGCCTTTCACGAACAACAAGATGGCACCTTACATGACCAACCAGCAGTCATCATCTTGCCCTTCTGAACTTAATAAGGTGAAAACAGAACCAGTCCCTTATCATGATGATCAAGTCCGAGCCATTGCCAAAGAACGACAGAAGAAAGATAACCACAATATGA ttgagCGAAGGAGAAGATTCAACATCAATGATCGCATCAAAGAACTGGGCACCCTCATCCCTAAACACATGGACCC TGACCAGCGACAGAATAAAGGAACTATACTCAAGTCATCTGTAGACTACATCCGTAAGATGCAGAAAGACCAATCAAGACATAAAGAGGTTGAAGGAAGACAAAGACAACTGGAGACTATTAATAGAAGGATGATGCTTAGGATACAG GAGCTGGAGATGCAATGTAAGCGTTTCAACATCAATACTGACGCTCTGAGTCCTGATACAAGCACAGAAGCTATTACATCAGAGTTCATGCGTCTTCAAGGATCTGACATTGACTTCCAAGTCAAGGTAGAACCAGGGACGTGTCCACCGCTCTCTCAGCGGCAACAACTCCAGTTGCAGCAACATcagcaacaacagcagcagcatcatcagcagcaacaacaacaacaacagcagcaacagcaACAACTCCAGACTGATAATCAGGTCTTCATGCAACATCAGCACAGCCCGGGCAGTACTTATACCAACGGACTCTCAGCTGAGGCTGCTAACTATATGGGTGAGGCTTCAACTCCTACCATGGATGACATCCAGAGTGATGCAGACTCTCCATCGGGTGATCCCCTCCTTTCTCAATCTCCGATGGCCACTTCCCTACACAGTAGCCGACGATCGAGCCTGACAAGCCTAGAAGACTTGCCTGATGGTCTACAGcagcaccaccatcatcataacacAGACTTCCTATCGTAA
- the LOC129256955 gene encoding transcription factor E3-like isoform X2: protein MPMSIIFQSSSRYQVDDILDEVINLESAFGDESLTQYFQDPSKLSMPNTMPVTTQNFLESPFTNNKMAPYMTNQQSSSCPSELNKVKTEPVPYHDDQVRAIAKERQKKDNHNMIERRRRFNINDRIKELGTLIPKHMDPDQRQNKGTILKSSVDYIRKMQKDQSRHKEVEGRQRQLETINRRMMLRIQELEMQCKRFNINTDALSPDTSTEAITSEFMRLQGSDIDFQVKVEPGTCPPLSQRQQLQLQQHQQQQQQHHQQQQQQQQQQQQQLQTDNQVFMQHQHSPGSTYTNGLSAEAANYMGEASTPTMDDIQSDADSPSGDPLLSQSPMATSLHSSRRSSLTSLEDLPDGLQQHHHHHNTDFLS from the exons ATGCCCATGAGTATTATATTTCAGAGCTCATCAAGATATCAG gTGGATGACATCTTGGATGAAGTCATCAATTTGGAGTCAGCCTTTGGAGATGAATCTCTGACACAATACTTCCAAGACCCATCCAAACTCTCAATGCCTAACACA ATGCCAGTAACAACACAGAATTTCTTAGAATCGCCTTTCACGAACAACAAGATGGCACCTTACATGACCAACCAGCAGTCATCATCTTGCCCTTCTGAACTTAATAAGGTGAAAACAGAACCAGTCCCTTATCATGATGATCAAGTCCGAGCCATTGCCAAAGAACGACAGAAGAAAGATAACCACAATATGA ttgagCGAAGGAGAAGATTCAACATCAATGATCGCATCAAAGAACTGGGCACCCTCATCCCTAAACACATGGACCC TGACCAGCGACAGAATAAAGGAACTATACTCAAGTCATCTGTAGACTACATCCGTAAGATGCAGAAAGACCAATCAAGACATAAAGAGGTTGAAGGAAGACAAAGACAACTGGAGACTATTAATAGAAGGATGATGCTTAGGATACAG GAGCTGGAGATGCAATGTAAGCGTTTCAACATCAATACTGACGCTCTGAGTCCTGATACAAGCACAGAAGCTATTACATCAGAGTTCATGCGTCTTCAAGGATCTGACATTGACTTCCAAGTCAAGGTAGAACCAGGGACGTGTCCACCGCTCTCTCAGCGGCAACAACTCCAGTTGCAGCAACATcagcaacaacagcagcagcatcatcagcagcaacaacaacaacaacagcagcaacagcaACAACTCCAGACTGATAATCAGGTCTTCATGCAACATCAGCACAGCCCGGGCAGTACTTATACCAACGGACTCTCAGCTGAGGCTGCTAACTATATGGGTGAGGCTTCAACTCCTACCATGGATGACATCCAGAGTGATGCAGACTCTCCATCGGGTGATCCCCTCCTTTCTCAATCTCCGATGGCCACTTCCCTACACAGTAGCCGACGATCGAGCCTGACAAGCCTAGAAGACTTGCCTGATGGTCTACAGcagcaccaccatcatcataacacAGACTTCCTATCGTAA